CAGTTTTAACTATTCATCTGTCCATTCATTTGTTTAGCCGAAGATTATATACAGAAATGTTAAGACCTTATTACAGATATACAGTGGGTGCTACCGTTTTTAATGCCTCGGTGCTTAGCAGGATTTGTAGAAGTTGAACGTGACTTGCAGAGTCTCTTTCCTCAAATATTCTCATGCATGGACTTAATGTAATAGTTTTGTCTTGGTCTTATCTTAATTGCTCTGAAAAAAAACATGGAGCTTTATTAAGAGGCTAAGCCTCATGATAAATTTGACACCTCTTTCTCATTCCCCTTTAGCCAGACTTTGTGATTTACTTCTGTTATGAGCTGGAGGCGATTTCTGACATAAGTAATGTCATATCTGCTACGCCCCGGGAAGCCACATGGGAAAGTGACCTGGGTAGTGGAAAGTCTAAAACTTTGCACAAGTCATATTTTGCGCAAAACAGTTGAAATTTTTTGACCAGAAAATTGGTGTACAAGGAGAATAAATTCCCCCATAGTGTTTGTTCATGTCCATCCATTCCAGACTTTAGGCAGACACTGACAGCCATGTATTAAAAATAAACCTTAGAATAATATTAATTTCTCCACATActaataagggtacgttcacacgtacgcagacttgatgcgcaggatttgatgcacaggattttctgctgcagatttcaatgtaaactaaatcactgagcacagcttctaatctgcagttaaatATCATGCGCattaaatctgtgcaggatcctgtatgtgtgaacgtaccctaaaggagtactctggcaaaaattaacttaaagtagctgatcatggggggtccaaccgctggggcccaccCACGATCTTCAAGAAAGGACCCCGGTGCTCTTACTGGTAGACGACACGCGCTCCATTCATCTCCATAGGCGCTCCAATGATGCCCGatagctgtactcgggtcttttcagtgctcccatagagatgaatggagtgcATGCCAGCTGCAGCACaggctcctcactgagcgccagGTCCCGTCCTGGTGATTGCGCGAGCGGGGGTTCCAGTGGCCGGATTtcccccgcaatcagctacttatccctgtCCTGGGGATAATAGATAAGGTAATTTTCACCAAAGATCTCCTTTAATCCTGTGCACATTTAGGAACTCTGTTAGACTGAAATAAAACTAAACATCCTCTCTtcaatcatatatatatagatatatagatggttTTGTTTGTATCCATTGTGGCAGTGTACATAGGCTAATACAATACAATAGATTACataattatacagtggtccctcaacagactatggtaattggttcccagaggaccatcgtttgttgaaaccattgtatattgagggaTTCGTACCATGGATTATACTTgcatgtccccgccactccggcccATCATTTCTGCTGGCGCTGCCCTCCAGGCCCATCATTTCTGCTCTGCACCGTCGTTCtctgtcgccatcatcacgtcgcctaTCAGACGACGGGGCAACGTGAGCGGCGAAGTGATGATGGCAACAGAGAGCGAGGGCGCAGGGCAGTAGCAGCAGAGGAGCGGCGAAATGACAGGCCAGAGCGGCAGGGACATGTGTCATTTAGCGAGGCAcgtggggcacattaaacggctatcctacggcagctgaagtagtcagtgctgccagatagccgtttttgCGATGACCCCAACACAcagaagcattgtatgttgatgctgcaatcaacatacaatgggctctgagaggccatcatatgttgaactgatcatatgtcgggggacCACTTTCGTCCAGACCAACATTCACATCCCTGTGTGTTGCTGTTTGAAAAGTCAGCAAGATTCAAGTCAGGTATCAGCAATGGCACACTTAGGTCCTCCTAAGTTATGTCTGGTGAAGATACTATACCAAGATACAGAGGATGCTGGGGGATTTCAGTTGAAGCCTGCAGAGTTGTGACTGCAGCTATGGGCTAAAATATGGACTGTAACACAGAACCGGCTAAAACAAATGCCCTGTGCTTGTTAtgcaaaagaataaataaaatatggcTTTGAGTATAAGAATACAAACACTATAGAACCTCTGATCAGATAAATGTAAAATGAACTCATCACATATATATCTAAGTTTGGTTTCCTCTTCCCCATTGTTCAGTAGATGCATTTATTGTTTCTTGATATAATCCTAACTATGTTCTCATTTTCTTTTGCTCTATAGGAATAACTGCCGTACGGGAAGTTCTTGAAGAGACTGGCATTCAGTCAGAATTTCAGTCCCTTTTGAGCATAAGGCAGCAACATAAGCACCCTGGTGCCTTTGGAAAGTCAGACATGTATATTATATGTCGTCTGAAGCCTTTATCTTACAGTATTAATTTTTGCCCTCAGGAATGCTTGAGGTGTGAATGGATGGACCTTAAAGAACTTGCGTATACAAGCAACACCACTCCCATCACCAGCAGAATTGCCAAATTGCTCCTTTATGGATACAGGCAGGGGTTTCACCACATTGACCTTACTGTTAAGACCTATCCAGCTGTTTACTCTGGACTCTTTTACTCCCTGTACCACAAAGAATTGCCAGCTACCTATGAAACTCAAGAATGACCTAGCAAGTTTCAcagtaaaacaatacatatatttGTTAGTGTATTACTGAATCTTCAGGAATGATAAATACCTCAACACAGGCAAGTTTTGCCATTTTATATACAATGTTTTAGTGTAATTATGGTATATTTAAAAATGATTATATATACTTATTTctaacaaaaaatgtatttaaatcccTTATAATCACATTTAATATACATTTACAATATAGCCAATCTTTTAATAGAATTCCTTTTTTGCCTGAATAAAAGAGGTCTCTGGTGACATCAGCTTTTTGCAGACATTGGAAGAAATAGGATAGCCTTTTGTCCTGGTGAAGTTTGAGATCCATTTTTGTACTGCCCAGTTCTCTTTAGTGCCACATACCAATCACTGTATTTGCGAGACCGGTAAGTGTTGTAGTTGTTTGCTTCTAGTCGTTCAAAAAAGAAACATTCATCAGTTACACATTTCTGGAAAAGAAATAGAAGAGGGTTACTATTTAGGATCAATATCAAATAGAAACTGTAGTTTTATCTATGTATTAGATGTTTATGTTagagaatgtgtcatcagaaaatgacttattgtttgatgcaagtttttatgttaaatatatttaataagaattgttgatatttttctaattttccattttactatgtcagtgtttcccaaccagtgtgcttccagctgttacagaactacagcacctagcatgcccaaacagccaaaggctcactggctgggaaacactgatctatattataaaataatcctgaaatgttTTACATTCTAACTCCTAGGTCTAAAAGTAAGCTTGTACAGCAGGATTGATGTCTTTGcaatgaaaggtgacaccaatGTACAGATAACAAGAACTAACGCCATTCACAATAGCAGAAGCTCACAGATTATATTTGCCCCTCCCTGCAAAAAGACCTCTGTACAGGTCACAGAACTTCCTGAGAAAAGGATTCCATTCATGTAAATAGGTTCTGGGCCAGTCTATTATGCTTTATAGCAAGCGCCATGGACAAAGGCACATTTCTAAATACTGTTAAAAACAGCTTAGGTGGGATGGCTGACGCATAAAAATGTCTGAAAAACACCTTTTTTCTCATTTAGGCCATAATGCATTCGTGTATTATGAATTTGGTGCCTTTCTAAATGGAATACTGAATTAGGTAGGCTAATGTTGGGGAAATAACTTGTTCTGTCTAGATGTCTCCGAATTGAAAGGGCTATTTTATCATTATATTTTAAACTCTACAtgaacatggcatttttctttgtTGGATTGTGTCCAAATGCTGCTAACCTATTGACAATGCATTTAGCAGTCTGATCAAAGGGGTTTCCACTATGTGGTGACTTCTTTATCCATGACTTCCTCCTAATGATTACCCCcttatgtaaaaaattaaaaaaaattccatatacCTTTAAAACTACCTTCCCCTATAAAATGCTCCATATAGACCTATTGTCCAAAATGATGTTTTCTGTGCTGGTTATTGAGAAAGAGCTTCACGCATCATAGTAGGTCACCCTTTCCCACTAAGCCGATTGGCTATATTGGTTTAAACTAACTTGTACAGAAAGGGTAAACTCAAGAGTTAAATAGTTATGACTGCAATATTGTTCCAGTAAAAGACTAATGACGAACTCCAGAGCAGAGATTCTTATCTTCATATAAAGTCAATGACTTTTAAGTATTTCCAGTGCCTATTCATGTTTACTTCGCATAGCTATCTCTTGAAGTTTGTTTCAAAATGCTATAAACATGGTTGTGTGCCAGAGCAGCTAACGTATATTAGATTAATGTCTAgcttaatttatttttgttttatgatAGTGGGTTTAAGAAAATTCAGTCGGCTTGTTTACTTTTTTGAGCTTGCGCAAATAGGTTTCTGCTGTCCGAGTAATTGTGTCATATAGTCAAACATctcattagggtgcgttcacacggaggaataggagaggaatcctcgCGTAAAAATTCCACCGcggaatttacttttttttttttcgcacaaAATTTGCAGGGAATTAACCTACTCTGCTACTGTTACCTGAAGCCTTGTTTTTGCGCCACTGGCTACAAGGAATGCTTGTCTATTGGAATGAGGGACTGCTGTTCTGTCCTGTATTTGTGTTTAATCCCCTATCAATTGTTTTGATTTTTCTTTATGGTCATGTCCTATTTTGTTTGCTGAAAattgttcaataaaaaaaaaaaaaaaaaaactcactcgTACACTGACTGTAATACAGGCTGTATTATGACACGCAACATTGACAAGACTAAAAATAATACCATGTTGTCAATTCAaaaatttccaggaggaatatcaCAGGTACTGGTTATTGGAAAGTATTTCTTAAAACAAACATATCAGGAAAATATAACAGATCTACTCTTGTAAACAAATGATTAGtgactgataaatctcccccagtgaatCTGTGGAATCTGTGTCTACTTCAGGAGCTGGTCACAGCAGTAGCAGGTGATATAGCTTTAAAAAGGAACAAATTAATATTATATAAAGGTGTAGAATTATTGTTTGAATGTGGGTCTAGCCTAGTTTATTTACTAATTAACCTTCTTTCCCTGTGTAAGGGTAGcccactcctttttttttttttttctcctgtactCTGTGTGGCCATAGGACATATTGATTTATTGTCACCCCCTTTTTCTTTCTCTGGGGTCTACAATAacatttttgtttgattttaatttattttagttttcttgGTTTGTGCCTCTaattcaaaggggttatccaggaaaaaacttttttttatatcaactggctccagaaagttaaacagatttgtaaattatttctattaaaaaatcttaatcctttcagtacttatgagcttctgaagttaaggttgctcttttctgtctaagtgctttctgatgacacgtgtcttgggaaccgcccagtttagaagcaaatccccatagcaaaccttctaaactgagcggttcccgagacacgtgtcatcagagagtacttagatagaaaagaacaaccttaacttcagaagctcataagtactgaaaggattaagatttttttttaatagaagtaatttacaaatctgtaactttctggagccatttgatatataaaaaattatcaagATTTGGGTGGAAAACACAACGTGTTCTATGCATCAAAAAGAGTGATTCCACTTCAAGGAACTGGGATTGATACTCAGCTGGACATAGAAAACCCTGCCTATCTGTCTGCAGTTTATTTTTAAGGGTCGGGGTTACGCGGCATTGGGTAGTCCAAATTTAATTAGATCACTTGCAGTAGTGGTTGCTAGATATAGATCTCATGGAAACAAGGTTCAACACCATGTTGAAGAAATCTTGCTCCCTGTATTAGGACAATCCCTTGACTATAGATGCTCTGTCCATTCCAGAAGGGTTAAGGCTGGCCTATGTATTCTCTGTTAATACCTAGAGTATGAATGGAAATCAGACTCAAGTTCAGGCTACAGTAATTGCCATTACAGTGTTTGGCCAAAGAAGTCATGGTTTACCTAGAACATGCAGGATAAGAAAAATTGGAGACTTCCCCCTAGTCCTGACCATGGTGTCTCTCTCTTTCTAGAGTTCTAGAGTGAAGGGCACCTTTCTAAATTGGTGCAACAAAAAGAACATAGAGGCTTCATATCTACCTCTATGATAAATTCTTCAGTTCATCTTGGTCCAAAAAAGGCCTTTAGAGTCCAGACAGCTGCTATCTCTGCCTTCTTAGGCCAAGCATTGTCTCAAAAATCCTGTTGGGTGCAGCTTCTTGGAGCTCACATTcaacttttcttaaaggggttatccaccataaggtgattttagtacgtacctgccagaaagtaatggacatgcttagaaaggatctgtacttgtcttggggctaaatggctatgttgtgagattaccataacactgtggctagctttttgtgaactggtatttcctgtttgaattttcttttttgcctacaaatcccataattcaactttcctccctcccacacatcagcgaccccacccattgaaacataaatgagctgcatccattcaaaagacctgtggttttcaatcagggtgcctacagctgttgcattagttgcagagtgatctttctcccaccaagtgatcgctccacccattgaagcagacaggctccctgtcatcagctgtctagtgagtcaggtctcggccgcattgcaagctgggaaaaatctgagacaacagtcattttgtatgctgataaaaatacatattggggtgaaaatcacataattgtgagaaaaccgtcacacacaggtacagacactaatattatgaactacactaactttacagcccctgtagcacagtcagattaaaaaaaattcctggaatcccCCTTTACTATTGATTGATTGCCCACGTTTCAGAATTTACTTCCTTTTCAACAGTCTGTTCTGAATTCCTTTTTACAAGAGGGCGCTCTTGAAAGGGTTACTTGATTCTCCATTATTGTGCTTCTGGATAGACTGTAAGGGAAGTGTTGATTTCTaacaataatttgttttcccttaaaggggttagctGAGTTTTAAATTACATTTAATACATAAGATGAAGGGGCCGGGCAGAACAATCTTACTAATGTCTTTTAAAGTTCTGTCCCGAAGCCTCTGTTTAGCTGTAGTCGGGTGACAAGGGCTGTTGTCTTCTCTGCATCTAATGATGTTTCGTCTTTTCAACTCCCACTGTGCAGAGCTGAGAGTACGAAACATCACAGATCATGTGAAATCTCGTTCAGACCACCCATCTTCTCACAGTGGAGCGAGCAGGGTGTCTGAAGCAGACAAAAAGTATACTGTGTGCAGGGCCGTGATGCCTGCTCCCACAGTGCTGTATGATAATAATTTCTCTTCACCTTACTTCCTGCTCCTGGCCGAGCTGTATGCTCCCCTGTGCACAGCATCAGTCCTGgcagtgctgctgccccttccccGCTCTTGCAGACCGCTTAGTAGTGGAGGCCACTAGTCCTGGCCTGTCATTAGGACCAGGGCCGGATTAaaataggggcggatggagctacAGCACCAGGCCCCTATGTGAAAATACCGGCGCCTGTGATAAGTACAATAACATAAAAGGAGAGCCAGCCCTGCAATGTCCCAGGCTGGCCCTGTTTCCTCACTTACGGCTATGGGTAGTCACGTGGGCTGAGTAACCTCCTGACCTGCATAACCCACATCAGGGTAGCATAGGATGCCCCTGCCAGAAAGAGCAGCGCTCTTCCTGCTCGGCCCACGCCCGCTGGTGGTCATTGCTCTCTGACTCTGGagtcccccaaaaaggtaccaccaccagCCATGAACTGACATGCCATTCAGGTACAGAGTAAAGCTAGGTgtcaatttctcacctagcttttccatatCCTGGATGGCATGTATGCTTATAATTTCTGTGTTCcataatggcatatctgcttatcatagatcagctattatagatagatttacTCATAACATTTAGTAAAATCTGTCCATAATAGCTGAattatgataagcagatatgccattcaggagcccagaaaaatCAGGtcacaatttctcacctagctttttaatGCTCCTGAATGACATATCTTCTTATAGTCAAATCTGTCTAGAATAGCAGAGTTAtatgttataggcaaatctgtctatagtagctgagctattataggcagatatgccattcaggagcatgaaaaagctctgtgagaaattgtcacccagcttttctgtgctccttagtgAGATTACCGCTTATATTAGTTAAgttattatagacagattttccTATAATCTATAGTAAGGCATAGGCTATAATCAgaaatggcattcaggagcacggAAAAGTTAGGTTATAATTTCTTACCTAGATTTTTCATGCTCCTAAATGGCATATcttcttataatagctcagctattatagacaaatgtgaattcgggtagaagaaacaggcatggtcgcacatctacattcttgtgtaatgatctgattgcttctcagcataatatcaaaaactaacaagtttgttagtatacatttttgatcaaaaagtacaagcccactcgccacgtcaaggccacctatttagagtgggtccctaacgtccctagcataaaatggtgtagtactgggcggcgaccaccaccgccgcgacaccagtgcccacggggggaacgacccactggcagagcggccccaatgccactcaaaccagtctatgggtcgcacctccccacagacaaggCGCCATAGACAAATATTCCTAGAAGTTATAGACAAATGTGCTTATCCTTTCCTGCCAAAAAGTAATAAAgttgaattaaccccttacctaataaaagtttgaatcccctccCTTTTCtcatatttcaaataaaaaatgtaatcccaaaaaatgatatattaaaaaaatatataatggtgAGTACTCTGCATGGTCAGTGGCCCAATTTTGGGTATCGTTggaatcctatggacctacagaataaagctagtGGCGgaaatttatcaaatcctgtgtagaggaggagagttgcagttgccaatagcaaccaatcagatcgttccttttcatttttaaaaaggtctctgaaaaatgaaagaagctatctgattggtttctatgggcaa
Above is a genomic segment from Hyla sarda isolate aHylSar1 chromosome 1, aHylSar1.hap1, whole genome shotgun sequence containing:
- the NUDT6 gene encoding nucleoside diphosphate-linked moiety X motif 6 isoform X5, with the protein product MHIPIMLSGLITYAATEGFTFHHAENDTSTLTLWLFDGPSKLPGYATHQVGVAGAVLDEVSGKVLVVQDRNKTMNTWKFPGGLSDLGEDIGITAVREVLEETGIQSEFQSLLSIRQQHKHPGAFGKSDMYIICRLKPLSYSINFCPQECLRCEWMDLKELAYTSNTTPITSRIAKLLLYGYRQGFHHIDLTVKTYPAVYSGLFYSLYHKELPATYETQE
- the NUDT6 gene encoding nucleoside diphosphate-linked moiety X motif 6 isoform X3 codes for the protein MTSLLGSEAGAIKRWREEGRIAVWMHIPIMLSGLITYAATEGFTFHHAENDTSTLTLWLFDGPSKLPGYATHQVGVAGAVLDEVSGKVLVVQDRNKTMNTWKFPGGLSDLGEDIGITAVREVLEETGIQSEFQSLLSIRQQHKHPGAFGKSDMYIICRLKPLSYSINFCPQECLRCEWMDLKELAYTSNTTPITSRIAKLLLYGYRQGFHHIDLTVKTYPAVYSGLFYSLYHKELPATYETQE
- the NUDT6 gene encoding nucleoside diphosphate-linked moiety X motif 6 isoform X4, with product MTSVNYAPPCAIKRWREEGRIAVWMHIPIMLSGLITYAATEGFTFHHAENDTSTLTLWLFDGPSKLPGYATHQVGVAGAVLDEVSGKVLVVQDRNKTMNTWKFPGGLSDLGEDIGITAVREVLEETGIQSEFQSLLSIRQQHKHPGAFGKSDMYIICRLKPLSYSINFCPQECLRCEWMDLKELAYTSNTTPITSRIAKLLLYGYRQGFHHIDLTVKTYPAVYSGLFYSLYHKELPATYETQE
- the NUDT6 gene encoding nucleoside diphosphate-linked moiety X motif 6 isoform X2, coding for MLLYGMSGSQRAIKRWREEGRIAVWMHIPIMLSGLITYAATEGFTFHHAENDTSTLTLWLFDGPSKLPGYATHQVGVAGAVLDEVSGKVLVVQDRNKTMNTWKFPGGLSDLGEDIGITAVREVLEETGIQSEFQSLLSIRQQHKHPGAFGKSDMYIICRLKPLSYSINFCPQECLRCEWMDLKELAYTSNTTPITSRIAKLLLYGYRQGFHHIDLTVKTYPAVYSGLFYSLYHKELPATYETQE